The Corynebacterium sp. SCR221107 genome includes the window ACGCGATGCTGGCCCCGCCCTCGGAGGCGGGAACACTGATCTCGCTGCGCGTGCTCAAACAATCAAGGGTCAGCCTCTCCGGCCTCGTGGCAACCGGCACCTTTGACGAGGAGGCGGCTGACCTGTTGCGCGCCGTGGTGGCGCAACGACGCTCCTTCCTTATCGTCGGCGGTACCGGAAGCGGGAAGACAACGCTGCTTGCTGCCATGCTTGCCGACGTCGACAAGCGCGAGCGCATCATCTGCATAGAAGACACCGCCGAGCTCAACCCCGAGCACCCGCACGTGCTCACCCTCGTCACCCGGGCGGTCAACACCGAAGGCCAAGGCGAGATCACCATGGCCGACCTGCTCAAACAATCACTGCGCATGCGCCCCGACCGGATCATCGTCGGCGAGATTCGGGGCGCGGAGGTCGTTGAGTTGCTGGCCGCTTTGAACACCGGCCACGAAGGCTGCGCCGGCACCATCCACGCCAACTCGCTGGAAGAAGTGCCGGCCCGGCTCGAGGCCCTGGCCGCGCTCGGCGGCATGAGCAGAACCGCCCTGCACGCCCAGGCGCAGGCCGCCAACCCGCTGGTGCTGGTCATGCGCAAAGTCCGCGGGCGAAGGCAACTGGCGCAGATCGGCGAACTCGGGCGCCTCGACGGGCCACCGCGGGTCCTCTGGGCGCGCGAAGGGGGTGACCGCCATGATTCCGCTTGAGATTGCCGGGGCCGTCGCGTTGGCGGCACTCATCATCGGCGCTGGTGCGCCCCGGCGGCGTGTCGGCCCACACAACGCCACCCGCCTAGGTGGCATCAACCGGATCGTCGGTGCGCTTGCTGCTGCCGCCGCCCTGTTTGCCCTGCGCTCCTACCTGCTGCCTGCCATCGCGGCGATGGTGGTGGGGGCTACCGCAACCCACCTGGTGCGCAGCCGTCGCAGGCAAAAGAAGATGCTTGCCGACGGCGCCGCCGTCGCCACCGCAATGGCCATCATCGCGGGCGAATTGCGGGCGGGCGCGCAGGTGGGGCACTCCATCGAACGCGCCGGGACAGAACTCGAAGACACCAACGCGGCCGTGGCCACGGCCCTGCTCGTGGCGGCGCGCACCGCCTTGGCCGGCGGGGATGG containing:
- a CDS encoding TadA family conjugal transfer-associated ATPase, with protein sequence MSIIDRVQARLAQEPHLADTLAAVVREEAGGIISDADVLDVLRRLRHDTTGIGPLEQLLAIDGVTDVLVNGPDDVWFDRGHGLERAGISFPDDAAVRRLAVRVLASCGRRLDDAQSFADGRVIRADGANLRVHAMLAPPSEAGTLISLRVLKQSRVSLSGLVATGTFDEEAADLLRAVVAQRRSFLIVGGTGSGKTTLLAAMLADVDKRERIICIEDTAELNPEHPHVLTLVTRAVNTEGQGEITMADLLKQSLRMRPDRIIVGEIRGAEVVELLAALNTGHEGCAGTIHANSLEEVPARLEALAALGGMSRTALHAQAQAANPLVLVMRKVRGRRQLAQIGELGRLDGPPRVLWAREGGDRHDSA
- a CDS encoding type II secretion system F family protein, which gives rise to MIPLEIAGAVALAALIIGAGAPRRRVGPHNATRLGGINRIVGALAAAAALFALRSYLLPAIAAMVVGATATHLVRSRRRQKKMLADGAAVATAMAIIAGELRAGAQVGHSIERAGTELEDTNAAVATALLVAARTALAGGDGAASLSRSGEAIPELGTLARAWSVAHAHGISQLEMVEQARRRIDKATSQARKTQAKMQGAQVTAAILAVMPIFGIGMGFAMGVNVPAFLLTHPLGGILLVMGVGLECAGLLVSEKIMRQAA